A single window of Archangium lipolyticum DNA harbors:
- a CDS encoding Coq4 family protein: MPEQSPNELARELTKRRATLGEVIPVLSSAGRQATSDALLLAIPGFQRLYTERWDPGLPELEALATMPVGSFGNAYARYMEHYRLSPDFFPIRARLGADATPTQYAVHRLNKCHDFIHVLGAYETSDEDEVAVQSFVFGMAPVALAVFLSEAEVHPDIRQARYKHLRDIYAGRIQTEDFERGAAAMSLLGERFETLLEMPLGLLRQRLGITPRAPGLVGRAGENSCGGFTTLPFFTPALAT; the protein is encoded by the coding sequence GTGCCTGAACAGTCCCCCAACGAGCTCGCCCGCGAACTGACGAAGCGGCGAGCCACCCTCGGGGAGGTCATCCCCGTCCTGTCCTCCGCCGGGCGACAGGCCACCAGCGATGCCCTCCTGCTCGCGATACCGGGCTTCCAGCGGCTCTACACCGAGCGATGGGATCCCGGTCTTCCGGAGCTCGAAGCGCTGGCAACGATGCCGGTGGGCTCGTTCGGAAACGCCTATGCGCGTTACATGGAGCACTACCGGCTGTCCCCCGACTTCTTCCCCATCCGGGCGAGGCTCGGCGCGGACGCGACTCCCACGCAGTACGCCGTCCACCGGCTCAACAAGTGCCACGACTTCATCCACGTGCTGGGCGCGTATGAGACGTCGGACGAGGATGAGGTCGCCGTCCAGTCGTTCGTGTTCGGCATGGCCCCGGTAGCGCTCGCCGTCTTCCTGTCGGAGGCGGAGGTCCACCCGGACATCCGGCAGGCGCGGTACAAGCACCTGCGCGACATCTACGCGGGACGCATCCAGACAGAGGACTTCGAGCGGGGGGCCGCCGCCATGTCCCTGCTGGGCGAGCGCTTCGAGACCCTGTTGGAGATGCCGTTGGGACTCCTGAGGCAGCGGCTCGGCATCACCCCGCGAGCACCCGGGCTCGTGGGACGCGCCGGTGAGAATTCATGCGGCGGCTTCACGACCCTTCCGTTCTTCACGCCAGCCCTGGCGACTTGA
- a CDS encoding SDR family oxidoreductase — protein MSARNAIVVGGTGDIGSAVTARLRAEGLRVVCASNDVKQETPDEMRVDVTDEASVASLFDRAEKELGSIALLVNCSGFGAFTPLEEMSVHDWRKTIDVNLTGTFLCAREAFRRMKARGGGRLIHIGSVSDHLALPMNGAYAASKHGVRGLTGVLNEEGKPYSIRATLISLGAVYTSFWRTRPDFSPADMLSVEEVAQTIWEIARKPLNVRVDEIRLLPPKGVL, from the coding sequence ATGAGCGCTCGGAATGCGATCGTCGTCGGCGGGACCGGCGACATAGGAAGCGCGGTCACCGCCAGACTTCGGGCGGAGGGCCTGCGCGTGGTGTGCGCCTCGAATGACGTGAAGCAGGAGACCCCGGACGAGATGCGGGTCGACGTCACGGACGAGGCCTCCGTGGCATCGCTGTTCGACAGGGCGGAGAAGGAGCTGGGCTCCATCGCCCTCCTGGTCAACTGCTCCGGCTTCGGAGCCTTCACGCCGCTCGAGGAGATGTCGGTTCACGACTGGCGCAAGACGATCGACGTGAACCTGACGGGGACGTTCCTCTGCGCGCGTGAAGCGTTCAGGCGGATGAAGGCACGGGGAGGCGGGAGGCTCATCCACATCGGCTCCGTGAGCGATCACCTCGCCCTGCCCATGAATGGGGCGTATGCCGCGTCCAAGCACGGGGTTCGAGGCCTGACGGGAGTCCTGAACGAGGAGGGCAAGCCCTACTCCATCCGGGCCACGCTCATCTCCCTGGGCGCCGTCTACACCTCCTTCTGGAGGACGCGCCCGGATTTCAGCCCGGCCGACATGCTGTCCGTGGAGGAAGTGGCCCAGACCATCTGGGAGATCGCCCGGAAGCCCTTGAACGTCCGGGTCGATGAGATCCGGCTCCTTCCCCCCAAGGGAGTCCTGTGA
- a CDS encoding SDR family NAD(P)-dependent oxidoreductase yields MERQPSPTFALVTGASRGIGAAIAEVLAENGFRLALWGRDEEALSRLEKKLTSSGAQARSFICDVADEAAVNAALARLETSMGVPGVIVNNAGYGGPFHRVDQVSTEEWNTLFGVNVDGVRHFCQWALPRMKAGGYGRIVNISSIQGLFGGALSSTYVATKHALVGYTKAIAAEWGPYGITCNAVCPGYTDTEMLAKADPGLRKELLRRIPAGRFATPEEVARMVAFLAGPFAGYINGSALVIDGGLSSHLANDLPSF; encoded by the coding sequence ATGGAGCGGCAACCCAGCCCGACCTTCGCACTCGTCACCGGAGCCAGCCGGGGTATTGGCGCGGCGATCGCGGAGGTCCTCGCGGAGAATGGCTTCCGGCTGGCGCTCTGGGGGCGTGATGAAGAGGCCCTGTCCAGGCTCGAGAAGAAGCTGACCTCCTCCGGGGCCCAGGCGCGGTCGTTCATCTGTGATGTCGCGGACGAGGCCGCGGTGAACGCGGCGCTCGCCAGGCTCGAGACGAGCATGGGGGTTCCCGGCGTCATCGTGAACAACGCCGGCTATGGCGGACCCTTCCACCGCGTGGACCAGGTCTCCACGGAGGAGTGGAACACCCTGTTCGGCGTGAACGTGGATGGCGTCCGCCACTTCTGCCAATGGGCGCTCCCCCGGATGAAGGCGGGCGGATACGGGAGGATCGTGAACATCTCCTCCATCCAGGGCCTGTTCGGCGGAGCGCTCTCCTCCACCTATGTGGCCACCAAGCACGCGCTCGTCGGCTACACCAAGGCCATCGCCGCCGAGTGGGGGCCCTACGGCATCACCTGCAATGCCGTCTGCCCCGGCTACACCGACACCGAGATGCTGGCGAAGGCGGACCCGGGACTGAGGAAGGAATTGCTGCGAAGGATTCCCGCCGGCAGGTTCGCGACCCCCGAGGAGGTGGCCAGGATGGTGGCCTTCCTCGCCGGGCCCTTCGCGGGCTACATCAACGGCAGCGCGCTGGTGATCGACGGCGGATTGTCGTCGCATCTGGCCAACGACCTGCCCTCGTTCTAG
- the pbpC gene encoding penicillin-binding protein 1C, translated as MPSLRLSRKRLLHGGLVLLSLVLAALAAAWLIPLPARLSSPHSVVVEYRDGMPAHVFLAPDERWRVPTVLDEVDPAYVQALLALEDKRFHWHGGVDPLAIVRAAVTNVSRGRRVSGASTLTMQLVRVLEPRPRTFTSKLIESFRAAQLELWLSKEEILSAYLQFVPYGRNVEGVEAAALAYFGHRATHLSPAEMATLLAVPQNPNRRFPSPENAARLKVARDDVAQRLFDAGALPLGPAGARVTAEAALAEVRATRVPELLTPFPREAPHAAVWLRAQRPGRARLRTTLDAGAQRLVERVMRDAVPELGARGIHNGSAVVVDRERAEVIALVGNLDFFDREHGGQLVGFATTRSPGSALKPLIYALAIDQGLAGPEQLVADVPAAYGTYAPRNFDGRFQGLVRLEDALSQSLNMPFVKLLQRIGVEHFLGVLRQAGTTSLQPDPGHYGLSAAVGGIELTPLEVAGVYLAIANDGRARPLKLLEEGQPEPGAQVLFSPGAAWLTRRALSLKDRPDFPARRKLTGLPSRVHWKTGTSFGHRDAWAAGSGPRHTAVVWLGNFDNTPSVHLVGADASGPLLFDILEALGPRGRLEDADAVVPSELTQMEVCAYSGHLPTEACTQRRMVFARRSHVPTESCPYHQRVEVDVKTGLAVSPSCRAGRLTESRVYLSWPASIRRWLVDQHRLLPQPPSYAPGCEPGGALRAPEIISPGQGQVSLLIPGVAADQQEVPLEAEAEGDRQLTWFVDGAFLASAKADERVWWAPSPGTHEILVSDDRGLSARRTLVVRERR; from the coding sequence ATGCCGTCACTCCGTCTCTCCAGGAAGAGGCTCCTCCACGGAGGCCTCGTCCTCCTGTCCCTCGTTCTCGCCGCCCTCGCCGCGGCATGGCTCATCCCACTGCCCGCGCGCCTCTCCTCGCCGCATTCGGTGGTGGTGGAGTACCGGGACGGCATGCCGGCGCACGTCTTCCTGGCGCCGGACGAGCGGTGGCGGGTGCCCACGGTGCTGGACGAGGTGGACCCGGCATATGTCCAGGCGTTGCTGGCACTGGAGGACAAGCGCTTCCACTGGCACGGCGGGGTGGATCCGCTCGCCATCGTCCGCGCGGCGGTGACGAACGTGTCGCGGGGACGGCGGGTGTCCGGGGCCTCCACGCTGACCATGCAGCTCGTGCGGGTGTTGGAGCCGAGGCCTCGCACGTTCACCTCCAAGCTCATCGAGTCCTTCCGGGCGGCGCAGTTGGAGCTGTGGCTGTCCAAGGAGGAGATCCTCTCGGCGTACCTTCAGTTCGTGCCCTACGGGAGGAACGTGGAGGGGGTGGAGGCGGCGGCGCTGGCGTACTTCGGGCACCGGGCGACGCACCTGAGCCCGGCGGAGATGGCGACACTGCTGGCGGTGCCGCAGAACCCCAACCGGCGCTTCCCCTCGCCGGAGAACGCGGCGCGGCTGAAGGTGGCGCGGGACGACGTGGCGCAGCGGCTCTTCGACGCGGGGGCGCTGCCGCTGGGGCCGGCGGGGGCGCGGGTGACGGCGGAGGCCGCGCTGGCCGAGGTCCGGGCCACGCGGGTGCCGGAGCTGCTCACCCCCTTCCCGCGCGAGGCCCCCCACGCGGCGGTGTGGCTGCGGGCACAGCGGCCGGGACGGGCGCGGCTGCGCACCACATTGGACGCGGGCGCGCAGCGGCTCGTGGAGCGGGTGATGCGGGACGCCGTTCCGGAGCTGGGCGCCAGGGGCATCCACAACGGGTCGGCGGTGGTGGTGGACCGCGAGCGCGCGGAGGTGATCGCGCTGGTGGGCAACCTCGACTTCTTCGACAGGGAACACGGCGGACAGCTCGTCGGCTTCGCCACGACGCGCTCGCCGGGCTCGGCGCTCAAGCCGCTCATCTACGCGCTGGCCATCGACCAGGGCCTGGCGGGGCCGGAGCAGCTGGTGGCGGACGTCCCCGCCGCGTACGGCACCTATGCTCCGCGCAACTTCGACGGGCGCTTCCAGGGGCTGGTGCGGCTGGAGGACGCGCTCTCGCAGTCGCTCAACATGCCCTTCGTGAAGCTGCTCCAGCGGATCGGCGTGGAGCATTTCCTGGGAGTGTTGCGGCAGGCGGGGACGACGAGCCTGCAACCGGATCCAGGACACTACGGGCTCTCGGCGGCGGTGGGGGGCATCGAGCTCACGCCGCTGGAGGTGGCGGGCGTCTACCTGGCCATCGCCAACGACGGTCGCGCGCGTCCGCTGAAGCTGCTGGAGGAGGGGCAGCCCGAGCCGGGTGCCCAGGTGCTCTTCTCCCCGGGAGCGGCATGGCTCACCCGGCGCGCGCTGTCGCTGAAGGACCGGCCGGACTTCCCGGCGCGCCGCAAGCTGACGGGACTGCCGTCCCGGGTGCACTGGAAGACGGGGACGAGCTTCGGCCACCGGGACGCGTGGGCGGCGGGTTCGGGGCCCCGGCACACCGCGGTGGTGTGGTTGGGCAACTTCGACAACACCCCCAGCGTGCACCTGGTGGGAGCGGACGCCTCGGGGCCGCTCCTCTTCGACATCCTGGAGGCACTGGGGCCCAGGGGGCGGCTCGAGGACGCGGACGCGGTGGTGCCCTCGGAGCTCACCCAGATGGAGGTGTGCGCCTACTCGGGCCACCTGCCCACGGAGGCGTGCACGCAGCGGCGCATGGTGTTCGCCAGGCGCAGCCACGTGCCCACCGAGTCCTGCCCCTACCACCAGCGGGTGGAGGTGGACGTGAAGACGGGGTTGGCGGTGAGCCCCTCGTGCCGGGCCGGGCGGCTGACGGAGTCTCGCGTGTATCTCTCCTGGCCGGCGAGCATCCGGCGCTGGTTGGTGGATCAGCACCGGCTGCTGCCCCAGCCTCCCTCCTACGCCCCCGGCTGCGAGCCCGGAGGCGCGCTGCGGGCGCCGGAGATCATCTCCCCCGGACAGGGGCAGGTGTCACTCCTCATTCCGGGGGTGGCGGCGGATCAGCAGGAGGTGCCGCTGGAGGCCGAGGCCGAGGGAGATCGGCAGCTGACGTGGTTCGTGGACGGGGCCTTCCTGGCCTCGGCGAAGGCGGACGAGCGGGTGTGGTGGGCGCCCTCGCCGGGCACGCACGAGATTCTCGTCTCGGATGACCGGGGGCTCAGCGCGCGCCGGACGTTGGTGGTGCGCGAGCGGCGCTGA
- a CDS encoding DUF2243 domain-containing protein, whose amino-acid sequence MADNPRHQGAVISAGVLLGTGMGGFVDGILLHQLLQWHSMLSSRLPPTDLVSMKINMFWDGLFHAFTWLVTAIGLGLLWRAGKRPEVPWSTRTFVGSLSLGWGAFNVVEGLIDHQWLGIHHVHPGANQLAWDVGFLVFGALLVVGGWALIRAGREHTRPRGAPVRRVPGERLAAGRT is encoded by the coding sequence ATGGCGGACAATCCTCGGCATCAGGGAGCGGTCATCTCGGCGGGCGTGCTGCTCGGCACGGGCATGGGCGGCTTCGTCGACGGCATCCTGCTGCACCAGTTGCTCCAGTGGCACAGCATGCTCTCGTCCCGCCTGCCCCCCACGGACCTCGTGTCCATGAAGATCAACATGTTCTGGGACGGGCTCTTCCATGCCTTCACGTGGCTCGTCACGGCCATCGGCCTCGGCCTGCTGTGGCGCGCCGGGAAGCGCCCCGAGGTGCCCTGGTCCACCCGCACCTTCGTGGGCTCGCTCTCGCTGGGCTGGGGCGCGTTCAACGTGGTGGAGGGGCTCATCGACCATCAATGGCTCGGCATCCACCATGTCCACCCTGGTGCGAACCAGCTCGCCTGGGACGTGGGCTTCCTCGTCTTCGGGGCGCTGCTGGTGGTCGGAGGCTGGGCGTTGATCCGGGCGGGCCGTGAGCACACCCGTCCTCGAGGCGCTCCCGTCCGCCGTGTGCCCGGGGAGCGGTTGGCGGCGGGGCGGACCTAG
- a CDS encoding DUF2892 domain-containing protein: MESWNRMSADSVRTHTPDGVNRRIDERVEKCVRHMAEQERSAISEYLKQLEHQWDLNRVVTVAASAVTVLGLVAGAKDGRGWRVLSGVAAGLLLQHGIFGFGPLAELVRVLGARTRREIDLEKFALKALRGDFERIPHEGGPLARANAALVAAQS, encoded by the coding sequence ATGGAGTCCTGGAATCGGATGTCGGCGGATTCGGTGCGCACGCACACGCCGGACGGGGTGAACCGGCGGATCGACGAGCGGGTGGAGAAGTGTGTCCGGCACATGGCGGAGCAGGAGCGCTCGGCCATCAGCGAGTACCTGAAGCAGCTGGAGCACCAGTGGGACCTGAACCGCGTGGTGACGGTGGCGGCGTCGGCGGTGACGGTGCTCGGGCTGGTGGCGGGAGCGAAGGATGGCCGCGGGTGGCGGGTGCTGAGCGGGGTGGCGGCGGGGCTGCTTCTGCAGCACGGCATCTTCGGCTTCGGCCCGCTGGCGGAGCTGGTGCGGGTGCTGGGGGCGCGGACGCGGCGGGAGATCGACCTGGAGAAGTTCGCCCTCAAGGCGCTGCGAGGCGACTTCGAGCGCATCCCGCATGAGGGCGGCCCCCTGGCACGGGCCAACGCCGCGCTGGTGGCCGCCCAGTCCTAG
- a CDS encoding phospholipase D-like domain-containing protein: MNRFLRPLLACLLLGTACIHRDHPQALRVHEDLPASGPDLSLALYQSVGVGLRPGHVVELVQDERIPEALEAEIRQARESLHLLVSSWQPGEASERLLRALAERPPGVVCRVLVDDFESPDFVDEVQSRLVQAGCEVRTFRPLIGETVVFDDERLKARNHRQLVIRDGRSGLTGGSGVGPSWWRGGKERTEAWRDTYVHVRGPAVRQLQQAFARDWLEAGGGLLPESAFPRLEPQGEARAGFVASSGSPTLSHSERMVQVLAASARRRLWLTNACFIPTAATVDTLIRKAQEGVDVRILVPGLFHGASRGVLAAQRATYERLLANGVRLWEYQPASLHASTLLVDERLTAVGSTHLEPQSNAMLEEGALVVEDPQLARALADSFERDLRHAVEIRWDGWRRRGVFDRFSYKLPPSVTGCR; this comes from the coding sequence GTGAATCGTTTCCTCCGTCCGCTGCTCGCCTGCCTGCTCCTCGGCACGGCCTGCATCCACCGCGACCACCCTCAGGCGCTCCGCGTCCATGAGGATCTGCCCGCTTCGGGGCCGGACCTGTCGCTGGCCCTCTACCAATCGGTAGGGGTGGGGCTGCGGCCGGGCCATGTGGTGGAGTTGGTACAGGACGAGCGCATCCCGGAGGCTCTCGAGGCGGAGATCCGCCAGGCGCGGGAGTCGCTCCACCTGCTCGTCTCGAGCTGGCAGCCGGGCGAGGCCTCGGAGCGTCTCCTGCGAGCGCTCGCCGAACGCCCACCGGGCGTGGTGTGCCGCGTGCTGGTGGATGACTTCGAGAGCCCGGACTTCGTGGACGAGGTGCAGTCACGGCTCGTCCAGGCCGGATGCGAGGTGCGCACCTTCCGGCCCCTCATCGGGGAGACGGTGGTGTTCGATGACGAGCGGCTGAAGGCGCGCAACCACCGCCAGCTCGTCATCCGCGATGGACGCAGCGGCCTCACCGGCGGCTCCGGCGTGGGGCCGTCCTGGTGGCGGGGCGGAAAGGAGCGCACGGAGGCGTGGCGGGACACCTACGTCCACGTGCGGGGCCCGGCCGTGCGCCAGTTGCAGCAGGCCTTCGCCAGGGACTGGCTGGAGGCGGGCGGCGGGCTGCTCCCGGAGTCGGCCTTTCCCAGACTCGAGCCCCAGGGCGAGGCCCGCGCCGGCTTCGTCGCGAGCTCCGGCTCCCCCACGCTCAGCCACTCCGAGCGCATGGTGCAGGTGCTGGCTGCCTCCGCCCGGCGGCGCCTGTGGCTCACCAACGCCTGCTTCATCCCCACCGCCGCCACCGTGGACACGCTCATCCGCAAGGCCCAGGAAGGTGTGGACGTGCGCATCCTGGTGCCCGGCCTGTTCCACGGAGCCTCCCGAGGCGTGCTCGCCGCGCAGCGCGCCACCTATGAGCGCCTGCTGGCCAACGGCGTCCGGCTCTGGGAGTACCAACCGGCTTCCCTGCACGCCAGCACCCTGCTCGTGGACGAACGGCTGACGGCCGTGGGCTCCACCCACCTGGAGCCCCAGTCGAACGCCATGCTCGAGGAGGGGGCCCTCGTCGTCGAGGATCCCCAGCTCGCCCGCGCGCTCGCCGATAGCTTCGAGCGCGACCTGCGGCACGCGGTGGAAATCCGCTGGGACGGATGGCGGCGGCGTGGAGTGTTCGATCGCTTCAGCTACAAGCTCCCGCCCTCCGTCACCGGCTGCCGCTGA
- a CDS encoding hydroxysqualene dehydroxylase, translated as MAKRVVIAGGGLAGLTCAKALVDQGFTVTVIEGLPYLGGRASTFRDKDGDWVEQGLHLFLGVYSELKALLRDVGSEPDAALFWMQEVRLQDPEGAQATFFINPLRSPVKTVVSIAGQNDYLGPLDKLSLVPIAAPGVLSMEHLRAQHDGETIVDWWERVSGDVTVLERFIRPFCRGIQFSEPEQFSAYNFLGWIHHIAYDLPHALLGGYRGAREEVFFQPLARYLKERGATIHTGVKLREILYTSGKEGGAVDGFVLENGERLQADVYVAAIPVWALVPLVPAPLRREPFFERLAALPVAPAISVQLWFDRDVVGGTEAFTLVAHSHACVYQDQSRNAYPYGEGSRLSVIVSPADDLLEDPDEALVRRVCESLGKVQPAIREAKVLKSVVLKHRKHLVRPLPGAMSQRPAQATPVPNLFLAGDWTQQPFFGSQEGAVRGGNACAREILRSLSERKG; from the coding sequence ATGGCGAAGCGGGTCGTCATCGCGGGTGGAGGGTTGGCGGGGCTCACGTGCGCCAAGGCCCTCGTGGATCAGGGCTTCACGGTGACGGTCATCGAAGGCCTGCCGTACCTCGGCGGACGTGCCTCCACCTTTCGCGACAAGGACGGAGACTGGGTGGAGCAGGGGCTGCACCTCTTCCTCGGTGTGTACTCCGAGCTCAAGGCGCTCCTGCGGGACGTCGGGAGTGAGCCGGACGCCGCGCTCTTCTGGATGCAGGAGGTGCGGCTGCAGGACCCCGAGGGAGCGCAGGCGACGTTCTTCATCAACCCGCTGCGCTCGCCCGTGAAGACGGTGGTGAGCATCGCGGGGCAGAACGATTACCTCGGGCCTCTGGACAAGCTGTCGCTGGTGCCGATCGCCGCGCCGGGCGTGCTCTCCATGGAGCATCTGCGCGCCCAGCACGATGGCGAGACCATCGTCGACTGGTGGGAGCGCGTGAGCGGGGACGTCACCGTGCTGGAGCGCTTCATCCGTCCCTTCTGCCGCGGCATCCAGTTCAGCGAGCCCGAGCAGTTCTCCGCCTACAACTTCCTCGGGTGGATCCACCACATCGCCTACGACCTGCCCCATGCGCTGCTGGGGGGCTATCGCGGCGCGCGCGAAGAGGTCTTCTTCCAGCCGCTCGCGAGATACTTGAAGGAGCGGGGCGCGACGATCCACACCGGCGTGAAGCTGCGGGAGATCCTCTACACCTCCGGGAAGGAGGGCGGGGCGGTGGACGGTTTCGTCCTCGAGAACGGAGAGCGGCTCCAGGCGGACGTGTACGTGGCGGCGATTCCCGTCTGGGCGCTGGTGCCGCTGGTGCCGGCGCCGCTGCGGCGGGAGCCCTTCTTCGAGCGGCTCGCCGCGCTGCCGGTGGCCCCCGCCATCTCCGTGCAGCTCTGGTTCGACCGCGACGTCGTGGGCGGCACCGAGGCCTTCACCCTCGTGGCGCACAGCCATGCGTGCGTCTACCAGGACCAGTCGCGCAACGCCTACCCCTATGGCGAGGGCAGCCGCCTGTCGGTCATCGTCTCGCCCGCGGATGATCTGCTCGAGGACCCGGACGAGGCGCTGGTGCGGCGCGTGTGCGAGTCGCTCGGCAAGGTGCAGCCCGCGATTCGCGAGGCGAAGGTGTTGAAGTCCGTGGTGCTCAAGCACCGCAAGCACCTGGTGCGCCCGCTGCCGGGGGCTATGTCCCAGCGTCCGGCCCAGGCCACCCCCGTGCCCAACCTCTTCCTCGCGGGAGACTGGACGCAGCAGCCCTTCTTCGGCAGCCAGGAAGGCGCCGTCCGGGGCGGCAATGCGTGTGCGCGGGAGATCCTCCGCTCGCTCTCCGAGCGGAAGGGCTGA